The Limnospira fusiformis SAG 85.79 genomic interval TGGACACAAGTCAAAGGACTTTGTACCCAAGCCGCCAATTTTGAGCAGACTGTATTAACGGTAGTCCGTTCCTTGGAGTAGGGGCTTGGTGCTTTTTCTCTAGCTCTGTCAAGGTGTATTTTTAGGGGCTTCGATGCGATCGCCTGAAAAGGGTGATGAGACAAAACCCTGACATGAGGTCAGTCATAAACCCTGTTTTTCTTATCAATATGTGCGCCAAAATAAGTTGAATCAAACTGATGTAATGGTTCAGCTTGACTATCGATCGCCCCAATTAAGTCACCGATTTTTTCAGATAACGGTTCCGCTTCAGGCTGGGGTTTTTCAAGTTGAGATAAAATCCAACTTTCGGGAGTTAACCCTTGTTTTTGGGCGACTTCTAGGATGGCTTGATAAGTTTTTTCAGATAGAATCAGGGTATGTTCTGACATAATTTTACTCAGTTAACCTGCTCCGATTTTAACTCTAATCCATACAAATGGCAACGATGCAATTCAAGCCCAAAAGTAGGGGCGTTACCAGGAAAATACCCAGGCTAATTTTTGCCAAATACTGCCATTCTCCCGAACCCGCCTTTACCCCGGTCAAGGGGCTGTGACTCTAAGCTATAGCAGTTCCCGGACTCATGAGGTACGTTTCAAAGCCCCTCTCCCTTTCTGGGAGAGGGGTTTGGGGTGAGGGCCGTACCTTATGGAGATGAGAAACGCTATAGGAGATTTGGGTTATTCCCATCATTTTTGGCAGAGGGTGACACAGCCTACATCTGCTTAAATCTTAGCAGCCACGAAAGCGATCGCCCTCCAATTGCCGATACCATATCCCCTACACTCAGAAACCTTCTGTCAGATGCAAAAACAGATTGCCCATCCCAAATCGAGCAACTGGTTAGAGCAAATTAGCGGCTCTTTCAAAGATGAACCGGCTTTTGAAGAAATCCTCGCATTAGGGCAAGCCATTCGCCGAGGCGATGAGTCCGTATTAGATCCCTCAGAAATCAAATGAGATATTTATTAGATACAGATGATCTGAGCATTCTGCAACGTCAATCTGGGGCAGATGATCACAATATTTTGGCACGAATGGCTCAATATACCCTCGATAATTTGGCGATTTCAATTATCACAATTCAGTAACCAATGCTGGGCTGTGATGCCTAGATTAACCGCCCTCGTTATCCCAATGAATTGGTTAAAGGTTATGAAATCATGGAACCGCTAGTAGCTGACTTTCAACGATTACCCATTCTCCCTTTTGATGCGATCGCCTCCCAAACCTTAGACCAGTTAAACTCACAACCGATTCAACTGGCTCAGATGGATGCGCGAATGGCGGCGATCGCGCTTTCTCAGCCAATGATTTGATTAACTCGTAATCATGGAGACTTTAGCAAAGTGGCAGGATTAGCAATAGAAAATTGGACAATTTGAAGTAGGGGAATGTAGATAGCGATCGCTCTTATTAAATTACTCTTCAAATCTAGGCGATCGCTCTCATTGTTCGGTGTTCTCTGTGTCCCTGTGGTGAAAAATCCCCAGGGTGATTTTATCGAGAAATAGAGGGGCGATCGATTATCAGAAATGGACCGATTTAACTCATTGCTTCAGAGTAAACCATCAGTCTTGAAGTTCAGGAACCCGATCGCTTTCATATTGTTCAATTAAAACACCGAGAATATCCATCAGTGAAGCCAGAGGATGTGCTTCATCTTCGCCAACTTCATCAATCAGGCGATCGAGCCAATCAACCAGATCTTGATAACTGGCTTCATCGCGGGGAATGACTAATTTAGTTGCTAGGGGCTGCCACAATTTTTGAGTTTCATCAATGCTCAACATTTTTACTCTCTCCATTTTCCTCGATCATACTCTGCATGAGTCAAAACTGCCCGAATATAAATTTTTTGTCGATTATAGTGAATCGCCGCTATTAACCGTACTTTGTTCCCACCAATATTAAACACTGTGAGGTTATCAACTTGGTCAGCACTGGGAAACTCGTTACGAAGTTCAACAAAGGAATTAAATGTTCCTGATTTCACCAGTTGATATCAACGAGCCAATGCGCTTTCTGTGTCCGGGTACTTTGCTGCAAATTCATTGAGCCGTTTGCGTGTGATAACGTGCATAATGAAACTCAGGGATATTACCCAATTATATCATCGGTTTTAATGTCTGCGTCGCGCTCCTTAAATTTCCTCTCCCAAGAACGAAAAAGGCGATTTCCTCTGCGAATCTTAAAGAGTTAGTCAGGAAGTAGGTTGGGTTGAGGAAGGAAACCCGATGCCCACAAATATTTACCCTAGAAACTCAACGATTCTCTCCGGGATGTAAAAGCGATCGCCCTCCAATTGCGGATACCATATCCCCTGAGACTCAGAAACCTTCTGTGAGAGTTTCTGCATCCTCACAGAGATTGTGCCAGAAAATCGGTTTCTGAGGTACAATTGCTGTAAACCAAAAATCTCAACCCTGCTTGTCCAGACAATATCTATATGAACAGTCAAGAAATCACTGCCATATTTGATGGTCAATCCTTGCAATTAGAATCGCCCTTAAACCTAGAAGTAGGAACAAGAGTCAGCACCCCCGGCTGAAGCACGGGGGCTTCCTGCCCCCCGCTTTCAGGTAGCTGACCAGCTTAAGCCTTAACTGGCTACGTTCAGAGCAAGAGTTAAAGTTCCTACCCTGGAATGCGTGCTAGTTCCAGGCACTAGAACCAAATCGTTAAACAGTCCTAAGGGGTTAAGACAGTGCGATTTGGAAAGTACCGACTCTGAACATTAGCGTTCGCGCAGCGTGCGCGTTAGCGCAAGCGCAAACATTACCCCGCAAGGGAGTCGGAGCCAACCATAGCTCCATGGAGGGGCAACCATACCCCTCCACCCCGCAAGGGGGTGCTGGCGGCTAAAGCCGCTTGAGTCGGTTTTCCTCTCCGCGATAAATCACGGAGCTTCCAACCCTCCCAGGAGTTTTACGTGAAAATTACTGTGGAAACCCTATTTGCCCCTAAAGACACCCCCAAGACATTTCTACAAACAGCCCAGTCCTTACAGTTACAAGGGAAGCCCGATTGGTCCGAGAACATTGACCAGTATCTATACGGAAACTCCATTACTGAGGATGATTGAAGTCTTTTTAGATACATCTTTTGCCATTGCTTTATCTTCCATTACAGACCAACATCATGGTAAAGCCGTTTAATTAGCCACTCAACTAGAACACGCCAACCCGGTTTTTATTATGGAGAGATAGCTAGTACAGCAAATCAGATGAGTGGTATTGACAGAGAAATATATATAGAAAACCGAACCAGTCTGATTGACAAACATTTACCCGAAACCGAAAAATCCCAAAGAGAACTGAAAACCGAAGGAATGGTCTATTTATTTAACGATCGCCAGACAATGGAGAGGGTGGGAGAGGAAATTAAGCAAAGAGGAGAAAGGACGGGAGCGGAAGATTCAGAAGACAAATACGAACGCTATGGATTATTTTTTGCCGAACCAATTGGGTATATCCTCAAATTAGATGGAACGAGAATTCCTCTCCACTATGGAGAAATAAAAATAAAAAAAAGCACAGGGAAATATCATGTCATACCTCGCACCAGACCGCGCACCACAAAATCCTGAAAACGCCAAAACGCAAATTACGACCAGAGAAGAAAAACAATGGGAGTTTGCCGAAATCTGGGTAGACCCTTGGCTTTCACCCCCTCATATTCTGATGTTAGTTAAAGAACAATCCGGTAAATTCTCGATTCAAAATCCGGCAGAAAACTATAAATCTATCTTTACCAGTGATACTTACGAAGAAAGTCAAATGTGGTTGCTGGAAGATGAATACGAACGAGTCACAGGTCGGTTTGGGCAACCGGAGTAAAAGCAAGGCGATCGCTTTTTGTTATAGGGGTAGGTTGGGTTGAGGAAGGAAACCCGATGCCCACAAATATTTACCCTAGAAACTCAACGATTCTCTCCGGGATGTAAAAGCGATCGCCCTCCAATTGCGGATAACATATCCCCTAGACTCAGAAACCTTCTGTCAGAGTTTCTGCATCCTCACAGAGATTTTGCTATAAACCCGGTTTCTTGGCATAAGTCAGAGCGATCGCCCATGCTAGAATTATCATAGACCGTAAGGCTGAATGCAGCGTAGAAGCATTAACGTTGAGGAGAATATAACCATGTCTGCAAGAGAACAATTAATTCGTGAGATTTCCCAAATCCCGGATCCTTTAGTAACAGAAGTGTTAAACTTCTTACTCTTCATCAAAGCCAAAAATCAACAAGATGATTCGGCGGCATCAAATTCAGAAACTCAAGAAGAACCATCTTTTTTAAAGTTTATAGATAAAATTAATTCTGAAATTATCGCAGAAGAAAACACCAAGCTACCAACGGACTTCTCCAAGAATATAGACCACTATTTGTATGGATCGCCCAAGGAATAAGCATGAAAAAAATCTTGGCGGATACAGGTTATTGGATTGCCTTACTACAGTCTGTTCAGAAATCATCTGATCACCTCTCAAAGTCCCTCTCCCTCTCTGGGATCCAGATTTAGGGTGAGGGCAATATATTAAGCGACTGGTGAACAAGCTGTAAATCCCGATGACGATCTACATCCCCAAGCTAGAAACATGGCAATTTATCTAAAAAATGTGTCTATTGTCACCAGTGAAATGGTGTTTACTGAATTACTCAATGCTTTTTCGGGAAAGGGACGTTTTTATAGAGAAAAAGCTGTGATATTTATTAATTACGCCTTGGATAATTCTGAAATTCAAGTTGTCAGTCAAACCAATGAACTCTTTAAAAGCGCACTTGAGTTATATCATAGCCGACCCGATCAAGCATGGAGTCACACAGATTGCACCTCATTTAAAATTATGTAACAACAAAATATATTAGAAGCACTGGCTTATGATAAACATTTTGAACAAGCTGGATTTGTTGCTTTATTGCGTTAGGGAATTACGCGATCGCACCCTATTTTTTCCCTCTCCTTGAACCCTGAAACCGGGTTTCTTTGGTAGGAGCGATCGCCTTCCAATTGCGGATACCATATCGCCTGAGACTCAGAAACCTGGCTGATGTGAGGGTTTCTCTATCTTCCCCAAGATGTCAACTAGAAACCGGGTTGATCGGCATTTCTGTGACCAGTAACAATGGTTAGTGTCATGATAACTCGTCTGATTTAACCTCCAAACTTCGTAGGCGGTTAATAGCTGCCGCTAATTCAAAACGTCGGAACATAGCTAAATCTCCCTGGGGAAAAGGACTAATGATATCCAAACCCTTTTCATCAAGATCTGCCATAACTTGATCAAGAATTTCTGGGAGAGTTTTTACCCCATCAATGTATCTGTTTTTAGCGTAAACCATCGCCTCAGCGATCGCCTTTAATTGGTCTTTAGACACCAACTGTTCCACCGCCGATAAATCCACATCCTCCGACCCAAAACTTACCTCATCCACATCTCGCACTTTCACCCGCACATCTCGCTTTCCACGACTAGGATCAAGACTTTCTGGTAGGGGAACCCGTGGCTTAATCTTACCAAACTTTTGACCCCCTTCTGAGGTGCGACCCGTGGTATATTCAGCGGCGATCGCCTTAGCTTTTTCGGTCAATTCCACTGGCTGAAAATTATCCATAGCTATCACCGTATCAGCCACATCAAAATAGTCGCCACTTCCCCCCATCACCAGAATAGTAGACACCCCATAATCATCGTATAGTTGTTTAACCTTATCAATAAAAGGCGTAATCGGTTCCTGTTCCTTCGCAATTAAAGCCTGCATTCGGCGATCGCGAATCATAAAATTAGTCGCCGCCGTATCCTCATCTACCAGTAACACCGGAGGAGTCCGTTTTTCTCCTAAAATTAAGGCTTCCAAGGCTTCCATAATATTAGCCGCTTGGGACGTGCTACCACTAGCATTTTCCGTGGAAAAATCAGTAGTCGATCGCCCTTGGGGAAGCTGATTAATAAAAGGTGAAATATCCACCCCCGCCACACTGCGACCATCTTCGGCGCGCACTTTCACAGCAGCCGCGTCCGTCACCACAAATTCTCTGCCATCATCAGGGATATGGTTATAAACTCCCCTTTCAATAGCTTTAAGAAGAGTCGATTTTCCATGATATCCACCCCCCACAATTAGCGTAATTCCCCTAGGAATACCCAAACCCCTAATCGGTCCCGCGTTGGGTCGGTTTAGTTCAACTTCTAAGGAACCCGGAGACTGAAAAGCGATCGCATTTTCCCTCGATAAGGGGCGGTCATTCACCCCACTTTGGCGCGGTAAAATAGCATTATTAGCAATAAAAGCTACCAGGGAATGATCGCCTAATTGTTGTCGCAGACTTTCCGTATCTTCCACCGTTTCCACGTGACGCTGACAGGCTGCTTGGTCTAGGTTTTCGTATTTGAGGGCGCGATCGACAATAGCCGGAATATCCTCACATAACATAGCCACCGCTTGGCGACCCAGAATATTGCGACCCCTGGCTGGGAGTCCCACAAAAAAGCGAATTTCGATGCCTTTTTCCGACGCGGCGGCTATCGGTTTCCCCCGTTGTAGCGCCGGGTTTCCTCCTATGGTTTTCGGGGTTCGGTTAGCGACCTCCACTAAGTAGGCGGAAGTCCGCGCCAGCACTTCCTGACCAACCCTGGTAATCGCAATCATACCACTTTTACCCGTACCCCGACGACTGCTAATTTCATAAGCCGCGCGGTCAAACTGTCGGGTAAGATAGTCTCTTAGCGCCACTTCTCGGATCGGGTTTTTGTATAGTTGCGGCGGAAAATTGGCGATCGCTGGTGGAATTTGTACCCGAAATTTACTGGGGGAAGCAAAGGGATCGCCCTGGACATAATCAATAATTAGGGTAAAGTCGGGAAATTCATATTCACCCGATATATCTTTATAGGCTTTATAACCTCGGTTGTCGAGGTCTAGTAATTTTTGATGCAGATACTGTTTATTATTCATCGGCAAAGTTGACCATTCAAATATATATTATACCAGCCCTTCATGCCGCCATAATATTTTAGCAAATTCGGGGCTGTATCGTCCGCAATTTTTACCCTATTTCATCCGCATCTATATTTAGCTGTTTTTCGCCAATTTCTATATAGTTGTGATGGCCATAAATATAAGGAAATGTCCTCGCTGCAATTTTCACGAATACCGGAGGGGCCGGAAGTAGATGACTTAAACTAGCATCAAATTCGTTGTTGATTTCCCTCAACACTTTAATTTCTGTCTCTAGGGTATCTGATAATTTGTTGATTTTTGCCGATTGCTTGATTAATTTTTCCCAGATAATTTGGGCTTGGGTTTCATACATTTGAGATTGCTTGGCTCTCAGAGATGCTTGCAGATTTTTGACCTTCATTACAGCCACTTTAATATCTTGGTCAATATGCTGTAAGTTAACTGGCAGGTCAGCGATCGCTTGTTGTTCTTGGTGATGAAATTCGGTCATGGCTGCCGCTGATTTATCTTCAGGAAATATCAACTTTACCTGAAAATCTGACCGGATACGGCGGACGGCATGATATTCAGCGATCGCCTCATTTAATCTCTGATTAAGGCTATCCCATTCCTGTTTCAGTTCCCCCAGACTTTTCGCCATAATTTTACCTCTAATTTTATCGACTAATCACAGGGTTGTAAACTACTTAAAAGCACTACTATTCTATCAATAGCTTCTCGTAATTCCTGAGTTGATAAATTCGACTGATTCACTATGATAGCAAAAACCAACGGCGAATAACTCTCAGATTTTACATAACCCGCCAGAGAAGACATCCCTCTCATAGTACCAGTTTTTGCCCATACCTGACCCTGTGCTGGCGTATTTTGAAAGCGTCTTTCCAGAGTGCCACTGACCCCCGCCACCGGGATAGCATCTTGATAAATTTCCCAGTGGGGAGAGTTCCACATTACCCGCAAAGTTGCCACCAACACTTGGGGAGTAGCCAGGTTATGACGAGACAACCCAGAACCATCTCGCAGTACATATCCTGACCGACTAACCCCTAAATTATCTAGCACTTCCGCTATCATATTTAATCCCGAACTGGCTGCATCCAAACTAGGTCTTTGGACTCCCAAAGTTCTAACAATTGCCTCAGCAAATACATTGTTACTTTGCATATTTAAAGTCTTCACCAATTCCGACAATGGCGGTGATTCCACCCAGGCAACTTCCGGTTCCGAACGCTGAGAATAATTAGCCAGTATCCCCCTATTGACAGATATTTCTTGTTGTGATAATATGGTTGTGAATCCCTCCAAAAAGTTGGCGCCCGGATTAACAACAGCCGCAAAAACATTTTCTGGTTCCGCCCCAATATGCAACTGCCCAGACACCCGAATAATCGGTTCCGTAAAAGAGCGCCCAATCGCTACAAATTCAGGTTCTGTAGTGCTAACAGTCCGGGTTTGATTATCAATTTGCCAGCCGATTCCTTGTTCAGGTCTAACCCAGGTTACTCGTAAAGGTTGCCCCACATTTTCAGTCGGCCAGAGTTTTAAATCTAGGGAATTTTGATGTAAAATCAGACTATTAACCGGGGCTCCATAACCCGCTTGTACATCTTCCCATTCCCAGTTAGGATTGACAGTCATCCCCGGAAAATATCCGTCCTTAGCCACCAAGGTATCAATTTGGGAAATACCGCGATCGCGCAATTGTTGGGCTAAACTTTCCAGTTCAGTATTAGTAATGGTCGGGTCACCTCTTCCGACAATATAAACATTGCCATTGCCACTACTATAAACAGAAGTACGGATGCGAAAATCTGGCCCTAGTGTTTCTATACTCGCCACCGTAGTTAAGAGTTTAATCGTCGAGGCGGGGAGAAAAAAACGCTCCGAGTCCAGACTATATAAAACTTGGCCAGAGTCTAGGGACTCAACCATAATTCCCCAGCGGGAACGAGAGAATTTGGGGTCAAGGGCGATCGCATTAATTTCAGTTTCTAGTACCGCTGGACATATAGACCTAGGTTCGTTGGCCATAACCGGCACAGAGAAACTGATCAGAGTCGAAAAGAGAGCGATCGCAATTGATTTCATAGTCCTTATTTGGAGAATTGCCACACAGATGTGGAAATATATAAACTGTCAGTATTAATTTAATACATATAACCGTCGTGAAAATTTTTGTTTACCATACCCCCGAATTAACTCCTACAGACAGCATTCCCGATTGTGCGATCGTTGTTGATGTACTCCGAGCCACTACCACCATAGCCACAGCTCTGAACGCAGGGGCGGAAGCCGTGCAAGTCTTCAGCGATATCGATGAACTCATGGAAGTCAGCGAAAAATGGCCCGCCGACAAACGCCTACGAGTTGGTGAAAGGGGGGGGCAAAAAGTCGAAGGTTGTGACCTAGGTAATTCTCCCCTCAACTGTACCCCAGAAGTGGTTGAAGGTAAACGACTCTTTATGACCACCACTAACGGGACCCGCGCCCTCCAGAAGGTTCAGAATGCCCCCGTAGTAATCACATCAGCTTTAGTAAATCGCCGAACCGTCGTAGAATATCTAATGACCACCAAACCAGAAACCATCTGGATAGTAGCATCAGGTTGGGAAGGTAGCTTTTCCCTAGAAGACACCGCCTGTGCCGGAGCCATTATTAATAGCTTGTGTTCAGAAATGGGTTATCCCATAGATAACCTAGGGGGGAATGATGAGGTTTTCGGTGCTGTAGCCCTTTATTACCAATGGCAAAATCAACTATACAAACTCATGAATACCGCCAGCCATGGTCAACGTCTAGCACGTCTCGAATGCTACGACGACCTGAAATATTGCGCTGACACAGACATTGTAACCGTGCTACCCATCCAAAGCGAACCAGGGGTCTTGATTAAATCGAAAATGAAAATGCAGAGTCTTCAATATTGGATTGAACAATCCCTCCCCTTATAGGCTGTTTATTGATGGCTAAGAAAAATTCTCTGGCTATTAGATCATAAATAATTGATGAATTACTCCCCTCTCTGCCTATGGGAGAGGGGTTGAGCGTGAGGGTTGGAAGTATGCTTGATTAGGAAAGACAGGTTGATATTCTATGAGCAGCAACTGAAAACCCGGCTTCCGCAAAGAAACCAGGTTTTCTGTTGTCACAATGTTTTAATTAGACTTATTGTGCATCATCAGTTTCCGACTGCTGAAAAGCCTTAGCAGTTTTCTCTTGAGCCAACTTGAGAATCAGCACGCCGAGAGGAGGCAGACACAAATCAAGGGATTGGGGATAATTATGGAACCACCACTCATCAGTCCATTTTCCGCCCAAATTACCCATATTGCTGCCACCGTATTCACCAGAATCGCTATTAAACAACTCCGTATAGAAGCCGACTTCGGGAACGCCGACGCGGTAATGGCTATGGGGTTGGGGAGTGAAATTACAAACCACTACCACAAACTCACCTGTATCCTTAGAACGGCGGATAAAAGAGACCACACTATGGCGGTTATCGCTACAATCAACCCACTGGAACCCGGCTTCCGCAAAGTCCTGGTCATAGAGAGCCGGTTCACTGCGGTAGAGAGTATTTATATCTTTAAAAAAGCGCTGAATCCCTTTGTGTGCATCAAACTGCAACATTTCCCATTCCAAGGTTCCCCAAGCATTCCACTCCTTCCATTGAGCAAACTCCATCCCCATGAAGATAGTTTTCTTACCAGGGTGAGCAAACATATAGGTAAATAAAGCGCGGACATTAGCAAATTTTTGCCAATCATCCCCTGGCATTTTACCGAGAATATTGCTTTTACCATGTACGACCTCATCATGAGACAAAGCCAACATGAAATTCTCGCTGTGGTGATACCACATACTAAAGGTAATGTTATTTTGGTGGAACTGGCGGAACCAGGGGTCCATGTGGAAATAATCCAACATATCGTGCATCCAACCCATGTTCCACTTGAGGTTAAAGCCTAAACCACCGACATAGGTTGGCCAGGAAACCATTGGCCAGGAAGTGGATTCTTCAGCAATGGAGAGGATACCAGGGAAGTAGCTAAAAATGACATGGTTAGTCTGGCGAATGAAGTCAGCAGCTTCGATATTTTCACACCCGCCATAATCGTTAGCGACCCATTCCCCATCTTCCCGACAATAGTTGAGGTAAAGCATGGAAGCGACAGCATCAACCCGAATACCATCGATGTGATACTTCTCAAACCAAAACAGAGCATTAGCTACCAGGAAGTTACGGACTTCATTACGCGAGTAATTAAATACAAGGGTTCCCCATCCTTTGTGTTCACCTTTGCGGGGGTCTCCGTGTTCGTAAAGGTGGGTTCCGTCAAAGAATGCCAACCCGTGACCGTCTTTGGGGAAGTGACCAGGTACCCAGTCCACAATTATCCCAATACCGTTTTGGTGACACTTATCTACGAAGTACATAAAATCTTCGGGAGTGCCAAACCGGGAAGTGGGAGCATAGTAGCCTGTAACCTGATAACCCCAGGACCCATCAAAGGGGTGTTCGGCAACGGGTAGAATTTCGATATGGGTAAAACCTAGTTCTTTGACGTAGGGAATCATTTGATCGGCCATTTCCCGATAGGTAAAGAACCGACTACCGGGATCCAGTTCTACGGCCTGTACAGGAGGCTCAACGGTTCCATCGGGTAATGTGTGGGGTTCAGAAAAGGGAGCGCGATTCCAAGAACCTAGGTGACATTCATAAACAGAGACGGGGTGTTCGAGAGGGTCGGTATTCCGCCGCTTCTCCATCCATTCGTCATCGTTCCACTTGTAGTTATTTAACTCAGCTACAATTGAGGCGGTTTTGGGTCGGACTTCCTGTTGGAAACCGTAGGGGTCGGATTTTTCGTAAATGTGACCCTCGAAGTTTTTGATTTCGTATTTGTAGGCTTCTCCTACACCAATTTCAGGAATAAAGAGTTCCCAGACTCCGTTACC includes:
- a CDS encoding type II toxin-antitoxin system VapC family toxin, producing the protein MAIYLKNVSIVTSEMVFTELLNAFSGKGRFYREKAVIFINYALDNSEIQVVSQTNELFKSALELYHSRPDQAWSHTDCTSFKIM
- the dacB gene encoding D-alanyl-D-alanine carboxypeptidase/D-alanyl-D-alanine endopeptidase, which produces MKSIAIALFSTLISFSVPVMANEPRSICPAVLETEINAIALDPKFSRSRWGIMVESLDSGQVLYSLDSERFFLPASTIKLLTTVASIETLGPDFRIRTSVYSSGNGNVYIVGRGDPTITNTELESLAQQLRDRGISQIDTLVAKDGYFPGMTVNPNWEWEDVQAGYGAPVNSLILHQNSLDLKLWPTENVGQPLRVTWVRPEQGIGWQIDNQTRTVSTTEPEFVAIGRSFTEPIIRVSGQLHIGAEPENVFAAVVNPGANFLEGFTTILSQQEISVNRGILANYSQRSEPEVAWVESPPLSELVKTLNMQSNNVFAEAIVRTLGVQRPSLDAASSGLNMIAEVLDNLGVSRSGYVLRDGSGLSRHNLATPQVLVATLRVMWNSPHWEIYQDAIPVAGVSGTLERRFQNTPAQGQVWAKTGTMRGMSSLAGYVKSESYSPLVFAIIVNQSNLSTQELREAIDRIVVLLSSLQPCD
- a CDS encoding ABC-ATPase domain-containing protein, with the translated sequence MNNKQYLHQKLLDLDNRGYKAYKDISGEYEFPDFTLIIDYVQGDPFASPSKFRVQIPPAIANFPPQLYKNPIREVALRDYLTRQFDRAAYEISSRRGTGKSGMIAITRVGQEVLARTSAYLVEVANRTPKTIGGNPALQRGKPIAAASEKGIEIRFFVGLPARGRNILGRQAVAMLCEDIPAIVDRALKYENLDQAACQRHVETVEDTESLRQQLGDHSLVAFIANNAILPRQSGVNDRPLSRENAIAFQSPGSLEVELNRPNAGPIRGLGIPRGITLIVGGGYHGKSTLLKAIERGVYNHIPDDGREFVVTDAAAVKVRAEDGRSVAGVDISPFINQLPQGRSTTDFSTENASGSTSQAANIMEALEALILGEKRTPPVLLVDEDTAATNFMIRDRRMQALIAKEQEPITPFIDKVKQLYDDYGVSTILVMGGSGDYFDVADTVIAMDNFQPVELTEKAKAIAAEYTTGRTSEGGQKFGKIKPRVPLPESLDPSRGKRDVRVKVRDVDEVSFGSEDVDLSAVEQLVSKDQLKAIAEAMVYAKNRYIDGVKTLPEILDQVMADLDEKGLDIISPFPQGDLAMFRRFELAAAINRLRSLEVKSDELS
- a CDS encoding 2-phosphosulfolactate phosphatase family protein produces the protein MKIFVYHTPELTPTDSIPDCAIVVDVLRATTTIATALNAGAEAVQVFSDIDELMEVSEKWPADKRLRVGERGGQKVEGCDLGNSPLNCTPEVVEGKRLFMTTTNGTRALQKVQNAPVVITSALVNRRTVVEYLMTTKPETIWIVASGWEGSFSLEDTACAGAIINSLCSEMGYPIDNLGGNDEVFGAVALYYQWQNQLYKLMNTASHGQRLARLECYDDLKYCADTDIVTVLPIQSEPGVLIKSKMKMQSLQYWIEQSLPL
- a CDS encoding DUF6972 family protein; amino-acid sequence: MSGIDREIYIENRTSLIDKHLPETEKSQRELKTEGMVYLFNDRQTMERVGEEIKQRGERTGAEDSEDKYERYGLFFAEPIGYILKLDGTRIPLHYGEIKIKKSTGKYHVIPRTRPRTTKS
- a CDS encoding type II toxin-antitoxin system HigB family toxin — its product is MKSGTFNSFVELRNEFPSADQVDNLTVFNIGGNKVRLIAAIHYNRQKIYIRAVLTHAEYDRGKWRE
- the glgB gene encoding 1,4-alpha-glucan branching enzyme — its product is MTIALDQIDKIVWNHHHDPFEVLGPHQIEKDGKSLWAVRAYLPTADAAWVVLPEERKEYPMYSVHNPHFFECVIDIPELKNYKLRFKEGEHERVTHDPYAFRSPKLTDFDIHLFTEGNHHRIYEKLGAHPMNLNGVDGVYFAVWAPNARNVSILGNFNHWDGRKHQMRKFGNGVWELFIPEIGVGEAYKYEIKNFEGHIYEKSDPYGFQQEVRPKTASIVAELNNYKWNDDEWMEKRRNTDPLEHPVSVYECHLGSWNRAPFSEPHTLPDGTVEPPVQAVELDPGSRFFTYREMADQMIPYVKELGFTHIEILPVAEHPFDGSWGYQVTGYYAPTSRFGTPEDFMYFVDKCHQNGIGIIVDWVPGHFPKDGHGLAFFDGTHLYEHGDPRKGEHKGWGTLVFNYSRNEVRNFLVANALFWFEKYHIDGIRVDAVASMLYLNYCREDGEWVANDYGGCENIEAADFIRQTNHVIFSYFPGILSIAEESTSWPMVSWPTYVGGLGFNLKWNMGWMHDMLDYFHMDPWFRQFHQNNITFSMWYHHSENFMLALSHDEVVHGKSNILGKMPGDDWQKFANVRALFTYMFAHPGKKTIFMGMEFAQWKEWNAWGTLEWEMLQFDAHKGIQRFFKDINTLYRSEPALYDQDFAEAGFQWVDCSDNRHSVVSFIRRSKDTGEFVVVVCNFTPQPHSHYRVGVPEVGFYTELFNSDSGEYGGSNMGNLGGKWTDEWWFHNYPQSLDLCLPPLGVLILKLAQEKTAKAFQQSETDDAQ